In the genome of Candidatus Desulfatibia profunda, the window CCCAAGTCGGTGGCAGTGGAGCGCAATCTTGAGATTGTAGCTCGCAATGCGATGAACAAAGCGGCTATCCAGGATGGAGATACCATCGAAATCATCCGCTTGGTAGGTGGTGGCTAAATGACCAAAGAAAAAAGGCTGGGCCGGTTTCAGCAAGTGGACATATACCCGGTGACCTGCGAGTGCCTGTCCAGGGGCAGGTCCAATCTTGATGTCCTGGCAGCGGTGATTCGGGGCGGTGCCGCGATCATTCAACTGCGTGAAAAAGATCATTCCGCCAGGAAGCTATACAACCTGGCTGTAAAATTCAGGGAAATTACACAAAAAGCAAACGTTCTGCTGATCATCAACGACCACGTGGACATTGCCTTGGCCGTAGGTGCTGACGGCGTTCATCTGGGCCAGGACGACCTTCCTTTAAACGTCGCCAAAAGAATTGCGCCCGATTTG includes:
- the thiS gene encoding sulfur carrier protein ThiS, with the translated sequence MELTINGEKRSGFVAPLTVADLLEQLGINPKSVAVERNLEIVARNAMNKAAIQDGDTIEIIRLVGGG
- the thiE gene encoding thiamine phosphate synthase; this translates as MTKEKRLGRFQQVDIYPVTCECLSRGRSNLDVLAAVIRGGAAIIQLREKDHSARKLYNLAVKFREITQKANVLLIINDHVDIALAVGADGVHLGQDDLPLNVAKRIAPDLLIGASTHSLEEAIQAQKDGADYINIGPIFPTSTKEGVKRFLGPEAIAAISPQIKVPFTVMGGISEANIDQVLAQGARRVAVVTAITQAPDIAAKTRLLKEKMQSYR